The sequence GGCAGTAGAAGTGCGGCCGCACCCCGCCCGCCAGCAAGGCGTTGCGGTTGTACAGGAGATGATGGGCAGTGAGGGTCGCGGCGATCCGAGGTCCGCTGTCCCAGACGAATTGTACACCCTCCCGGGTGGTGACATGCTCCAGCACGATGCGCAGTTCGGGAAAATGGGCCACCATGGGGGACAGGTGCCGGTCGACGAAAACCTTTTCCCGGTCGAAAATATCGACCCCAGGATCGGCGACTTCGCCATGCACCAGCAATGGCACGCCATGGCGCTCCATCGCGGCCAGCACCGGATAGAGGCGGGCGAGATCCCGCACCCCGGCGGCGGAATGGGTGGTCGCTCCGGCCGGATAGAGCTTCCAGCCCAGCACGCGAGGCTCCTCGGCAGCCCGGCGAATCTCCTCGACCGCCGTCCCGTCGGTGAGATACAGGACCATCAGCGGCTCGAAGGCGAGCCCCGCGGGCAGGGCCGCGAGAATGCGAGCGCGGTAGCCTAACGCATCCGCCACCGTGGTCACCGGCGGCTGCAGGTTGGGCATGATGGCGGCGCGGGCGAACTGCCGGGCCGAGTGCGGCACCGCATCGTGCAGGACCGCACCGTCGCGAAGGTGCAGGTGCCAATCATCGGGGCGGGTCAAGCTCAGGCGTTGCATGGCCTTCGACTTATGAATGCAGAGAACGCTCGCTATCTTATCAGGCGCTGCCATGGACCGGGTCGGTGGCATGGGCCGATGCTGGCAGGCCCGTGGTGCACAAGACCGTGCTGCGGGTGCTGATCGTTACCCAGCGTCCGGAAGCGTTGGGGCGCGTCCTCGGCGGCGACCGGTGCTATCGGTTCGTCGAGCCCGAGGCGCTCGGGGCCGGTGTCGCCGAGGACGGCGAGCCGCCCGATTGCATAGTTCTGGATTATGCCTCCCTAGGCGATGCCGCCTCGTTGTTGGAGGCCGTGAGCGGTGAGACGGGGCCGCCCTATCCTATCGTGGCGCTGTTTTCCGACGAGCTGGATTGGGGGGCCTGCCTGCGGGCCGGCGTGCAGGAGTTCGTCGATCTGCGTCGAGCCGGTCCGGAAACCCTCCCCCGCGCCGTGGCACTGGCGCGGGAACGGTTTGCGCTGGCCCGGGCGCTGGGCGAAAAGCAGAGGTGTTTGGCCCGGTGGAATCGGGACTTGGCGCGGCGGGTGAGGGAGTTGCAGCGGATCTTCGACACCGCGCCGATCGGCTTGGCCATCGCCGAAGGTCCCGATGGCCGTCACATGCGCGGCAATCCGTTCCACGAGCGCACCTTGGGCCTCCCGGGCGGCAGCGAACTCTCCAAGACCGCGCCGACACCGGCGCCCTATCGTATATTGCGGGACGGGCGCGAACTCGCCGTCGAGGAACTGCCGATGCAACGGGCCTGCCGCGGCGAAACCGTGACCGGCGAGATCGTGGACGTGGAGCGAACCGACGGCGAGCGGATCGTGTTGTACTGCCATGCCGGCCCCTTGGTCGATGACAGTGGCCAGTGTCTGGGCGCTGTGGGCGCCTTCTTGGATATCAGCGAGCTCAGGCGTACCCAGGAGCGGCTACGGGAAAGCGAGGAGCGCTTCCGCAGCCTGGTGGAACAGGCGGTGGATGGCATCTTTTCCGCCGACGCCGCGGGCCGGTACCTCGAGGCCAACTCGGCGGGCGCCGCCATGCTTGGCTATACCCGCGAGGAGATCCTGAGCCTGCGCCTTACCGATACCGTGGCGCCGGAGGAAAAGGCGCGGATCGCCCCGGCGCTGGCGAAGCTGGTGGGCGGCGCAACGGTGCGCGGTGAATGGCGGTTCCGCCGCAAGGACGGTTCGTTCTTCATCGGCGAGGCCGTGGGGTGTCAAAGCCCCGGCGGCCGCCTGCAGTTCATCGTGCGGGATGTCACGGAACGTAGGCTCATCGAGGCCAAGCTCCGCGACCAGACCGAGCGGCTGCGGGAGGCCGATCGCCGCAAGGACGAATTCCTGGCCATGCTGGCCCATGAGTTGCGCAATCCCTTAGCGCCCATCCGCAACGCCGTGCAGGTGCTGCGGCATGCCAGCCTGGACGGAGCCCAGTTCCAATGGTGTCGCGACGTGATCGAGCGCCAGGTGGGGCAGCTCGCCCGGCTGGTGGACGACCTGCTGGACGTGTCGCGCATTACCCGCGGCAAGATCGAGCTCCACATGGAACCCGTGGAGGTGGCAACTCTCCTGCAGCGGGCCGTGGAAACCAGCCGGCCGCTCATCGAGGCGCGTCGCCATCACTTGTCCGTGCAGATGCCGGGCGAACCCCTGGTGGTGGAAGGCGACCTGGTGCGCCTGGTGCAGGTCCTGTCCAATCTGCTCAACAACGCCGCCAAGTATACCGAGGAGGGCGGCCGGATCAGCCTGGTGGCGGAGCGGGCCGACCACTCGGTGATGATCCGCGTGCGCGATACCGGCCGCGGCATCGAGCCGGCGGTGTTGCCCAGCCTGTTCGACCTATTCTTTCAGGTGGACCAGAATCTCGACCGCGCCGACGGCGGCTTGGGTATCGGCCTGTCACTGGTCCAGCGGCTGGTGCGGATGCATGGCGGGCGGGTGGCGGCCTACAGCGAAGGGCGCGGGCGGGGCAGCGAGTTCACCGTGTGGCTGCCGCTGTGGGAGGCATCCCGGAGCGAACGCACCGAGCCGCCGGTGGACAGCGACGTGCGCGGACTGCGGGTGCTGGTGGCGGACCCGCAGGTGGAAGCCGCCGAGGGCCTGGCGCAGCGCTTGGAAATCCTGGGCTATCGGGTGCGGACCGCCCGGGACGGTCCGGCGGCCCTGGCCGCGGCGGCGGTGTTCAGACCCCAAGCCATCGTGCTGGACCTCGCCTTGCCGGGCATGGATAGCTACGAGGTGGCGCGGCGCTTGCGGGTCCGGCCAGAAACGCGGGATACCTTGCTCATCGCCGTGACCGGCGAGGTCGCGACCGAATCCGCCCGGCGGTTCCGGTCGGATGGGTTCGACCGGCATTTCTCCAAGCCGGTGGATCTTGCCGCCCTGAAGGTGACCTTGGAGACCTTTGCTTTCCGCGAAGTGCGCGAACCGGACGGACGCTGCTCGTCCTCCTAAGACGGTCCGTCGGCGATGCCACCTGTGCCATCCTCCATCCGTGAGCCATGAATACCCTACACGAACAACTGCCGCTGCGGGATTTCACCG is a genomic window of Candidatus Methylocalor cossyra containing:
- the pyrC gene encoding dihydroorotase encodes the protein MQRLSLTRPDDWHLHLRDGAVLHDAVPHSARQFARAAIMPNLQPPVTTVADALGYRARILAALPAGLAFEPLMVLYLTDGTAVEEIRRAAEEPRVLGWKLYPAGATTHSAAGVRDLARLYPVLAAMERHGVPLLVHGEVADPGVDIFDREKVFVDRHLSPMVAHFPELRIVLEHVTTREGVQFVWDSGPRIAATLTAHHLLYNRNALLAGGVRPHFYCLPVLKREHHRQALLEAATSGNPKFFLGTDSAPHPRRQKESAVGCAGCYTAPAALELYAAAFEAAGALDRLEAFASFHGADFYGLPRNRERIVMERRPWSVPERLPFGDQEAIPLLAGQTLEWRCAGMA
- a CDS encoding PAS domain-containing hybrid sensor histidine kinase/response regulator, translating into MVHKTVLRVLIVTQRPEALGRVLGGDRCYRFVEPEALGAGVAEDGEPPDCIVLDYASLGDAASLLEAVSGETGPPYPIVALFSDELDWGACLRAGVQEFVDLRRAGPETLPRAVALARERFALARALGEKQRCLARWNRDLARRVRELQRIFDTAPIGLAIAEGPDGRHMRGNPFHERTLGLPGGSELSKTAPTPAPYRILRDGRELAVEELPMQRACRGETVTGEIVDVERTDGERIVLYCHAGPLVDDSGQCLGAVGAFLDISELRRTQERLRESEERFRSLVEQAVDGIFSADAAGRYLEANSAGAAMLGYTREEILSLRLTDTVAPEEKARIAPALAKLVGGATVRGEWRFRRKDGSFFIGEAVGCQSPGGRLQFIVRDVTERRLIEAKLRDQTERLREADRRKDEFLAMLAHELRNPLAPIRNAVQVLRHASLDGAQFQWCRDVIERQVGQLARLVDDLLDVSRITRGKIELHMEPVEVATLLQRAVETSRPLIEARRHHLSVQMPGEPLVVEGDLVRLVQVLSNLLNNAAKYTEEGGRISLVAERADHSVMIRVRDTGRGIEPAVLPSLFDLFFQVDQNLDRADGGLGIGLSLVQRLVRMHGGRVAAYSEGRGRGSEFTVWLPLWEASRSERTEPPVDSDVRGLRVLVADPQVEAAEGLAQRLEILGYRVRTARDGPAALAAAAVFRPQAIVLDLALPGMDSYEVARRLRVRPETRDTLLIAVTGEVATESARRFRSDGFDRHFSKPVDLAALKVTLETFAFREVREPDGRCSSS